A part of Aegilops tauschii subsp. strangulata cultivar AL8/78 chromosome 2, Aet v6.0, whole genome shotgun sequence genomic DNA contains:
- the LOC109751069 gene encoding uncharacterized protein, which yields MQLRFLPLAASAVAGRSFVAAIPRTVTERRRQICCNAGNSSSEKEEGGEPSTAEEALRRLAELDAQLEGLKEPKMRPPPPPPPPDPFMDRDMIIQRGRPSDELPEMTPAYVTFSTLAIFILTIFTNVVFNVYIKPSVDGADQPVRIQRVPLADPSFQQPGNSSGSS from the exons ATGCAGCTCCGCTTCCTCCCGTTGGCCGCGAGCGCCGTGGCCGGAAGGAGCTTCGTCGCCGCTATTCCTCGGACAGTGACGGAGAGAAGGAGGCAGATATGTTGCAACGCGGGCAACTCCTCGTCGGAGAAGGAGGAGGGCGGCGAGCCTAGCACGGCGGAAGAGGCGCTGCGGCGGCTGGCGGAGCTCGACGCCCAGCTGGAGGGGCTGAAGGAGCCCAAGAtgaggccgccgccgccccctcctcccccgG ACCCTTTCATGGACCGCGATATGATAATACAGCGAGGACGCCCAAGTGATGAGCTCCCGGAAATGACACCGGCCTACGTGACGTTCTCGACTCTGGCAATTTTTATCTTGACCATCTTCACCAACGTGGTGTTCAACGTGTACATCAAGCCTTCCGTGGACGGCGCCGATCAGCCGGTGAGGATCCAGAGAGTGCCTCTGGCCGATCCTAGCTTCCAGCAGCCCGGCAATTCTAGTGGTAGCTCGTAG